ACTCCACTTGGTTGCCTGTTGTGTAGGGCATTTGGATTGGCATGTTGCTGGGAACACTAGTCCAAACTATTGTGCTTCTGTTCATAACATTAAAGACCGACTGGGAAAAACAGGTTACCTTGACTCACTCCCTGTTTGCTAAGTGTTCTGCTTAGCTATGATATTTGCAATCTTCAAAAATACTGAACTATTCATTGTTCCTATTTGCAGGTGGCGCTTGCTCAAGAGAGATTGAAGAGATGGTACATGGACGAAAACAGAAGACTGGTGGGCTCAAGGAGCAATGCTTGAACCAGCTCTCAAAAAAATTTGGTCAGCATCGGTGACCCTTCAGCAGATGCACACGTATTTCCTGACCTCTCAAGAACAAAATGAGAGAAGTTTAGCCTATCCTGATGATTATGTGTTACTCCTCAAGCCAAGCAAGGAAATCAATTATCAGCAGCAGTCAACGTCCAGTAGAGATTAGAGAAGCGCTGTACCATTTGCCAACAGGACGGCGCATATGGGTGAGCCTGTGTTGGCTAACCATGAGTTTGGCAAGACTGTTGCTCTGCATCAATTTTGGGGTATGCTAATGTCCCCATCAGAGCAGTGGTTGTGGTTTGGGGGCATTTGTGCCGATTGTGTGAGTACATTTGCACATAATTAATTAAAGATGTGGACCCATTGAGCTCTTGTTTATCCATCTTGTTGACTGTACTACTGATTTCGGCAGAATCAAATGGATTAGGCTACGCAAACTACAGGTTTCTAGCCCCGCTTTGCTAGGGTTTCGTTTGCGATCTCGCACTGAAGTGTTGATTTCAGATAAAATTCAATCGATTTTCAGCAAAACTATCGATACTGTAATTCAACCCGAGACAGATTGGGTAAACAAAATCGAATGCGAGGTCAGAGGTCATGGGAGGAGGGGACGAACCGAGCTGAACTCTGTGTAGGTgaatatgtgtgtgtgtgtgtggggggggggggggggggggggggggggcgctgccTACTTCCCCTCCTCGATTTCCCATTGCTGCACGTCAAGGCTTGTCCGCCGGCGTGCAGGGCTCATTtgcagccgcgccgccgccgctggcaaggaagaagaaaggacgAGCCTGTCTCGCGGCGATCCACCGATTGGGCCTGGGCTTCTCAGTCTCTGAAACTGACACATGGCTTCCACGCTTTAGTGGTGGCGACTGACTCAGCACGGCCCACTCATTGGGCCCACACGCCAGAGAGACGAGCTCCGTGAGTGCGAGTACACCACACGAGCACACGGCGGCGGAGGATTCCCGGCGGCTCTTGGCGGATTCAGCGGCCAGTGGAGgtgcgccggccgcggcccaTCCAGTTCCTAGCCCCTGCCCTTAATTCCCTCCCGACGAATCGAAGTTGTGGAAATGCCGGCGCCGGTGAAGTCGGTGCTCCCCGTTGTGCTcctcggctgcggcggcgtgggccGCTACCTCCTCCGCCACATCGTGTCCTGCCGTCCCCTCCACGCCAACCAGGTTTCGCTCTTCTTCTCCCCCCTGTCCGACCACCTGTATGCCCGATCGATTCGGTGGCCACTGATTCGCTGATGGTTTCTGTTGTTTCACTGCCTGCTTATTGCCGATAGGGCGTGGCCATCCGGGTGGTTGGCGTCGCCGATAGCTCCTCCCTGCTCGTCGCCGACGACGTCCACTCCAGCGGCCTCGATGATGCGCTCCTCACCCAGCTCTgcgccgccaaggccgccggCTCTCCCCTGTCTGCCCTGCTCGGCCAAGGTTGATATTGTCCCATTTGATTCTACTCACCTTCCTTGGCATGTAGTAGAATAATAGATGCTTGGATGTGCAATTTCAGGGCACTGTCAGCTGTTCCAGAACCCTGAGGCTAGGAGCAAAGTCATTGACGCCGCTACCATGCTTGGAAGAACAACTGGTTGGTTTTTCTGTGCTCAACTGCATATACAcatatcttcatcttcctctacCTCCAGTATATTTTGCTCTCTGCCTTTTATGTTCCAATCTGTAGGCACCAAAAAGCTTTACATCCTGCTGTTTTATCTCTGATAGATTTGAATCCTATTTTTGGTATTGTACCCACACTTATCATTTTATTGTGACGCCTCTATTCAATTCTCAGGCCTGGTACTAGTTGACTGTTCTGCAACCTATGACACTGTTAGTCTGCTGAAGGATGCCGTGGACCATGGATGCTGCATTGTATTGGCAAACAAGAAACCTCTTACCGGTGCTTATGTAATGCTATCTGACTTCCTCTTTTCTGCTAAAAATAGTCTTTCTTGATGCTTAATTTGCATTATGTCCTGTAATTCAACAAAGAGCAGTTATCTAATTAACAAGTGTGTTTGTTGCTGTCGCAGGAGGATTTTCAAAAGTTGGTCTCCAACTTCCGTCGGATAAGATTTGAATCTACTGTATGCTCTTGCTTCTATCAGTGGCTccgttttcttttccctttcctATTTTGATGCCTGTACATACTACTGCTGTCTATATATAACCAGAGTTTTGCAGCTATAGGTTTATCTCAGAACCTTGCCTGTAATATGTGAATGTTGTGGTATATGATGCAAGCTAACTATATCATTGCAATTTCATTCTTTCAATGTTCACAGTGAATTAATTCTGTATTGACTGTTGTCTGTTGGTTGAGTATTGTTGCTCAAATCAAAAGATAATGCAAATATATACATGATAACAGTCAGGGCATACATATAACATAGTTCTATTTCTATTTAGCATTTTTCTCTCCTTTATGGTGTTTTCACTTTTGCTAGGGATCTTTGGTGATTTATGTGCAATTGTTACTTTCAGGTTGGAGCAGGTTTGCCTGTGATAGCTTCCGCAACCCGTATTATTGCATCTGGAGATCCAGTTTCTTGTATAGTTGGCAGTCTAAGCGGTATGCAGTTATTAGTCTATTATGTAAAAAAAGATGTCCTGTTTCTTAAAAAACTAACACAAGTTT
This genomic window from Setaria viridis chromosome 8, Setaria_viridis_v4.0, whole genome shotgun sequence contains:
- the LOC117833074 gene encoding uncharacterized protein, encoding MPAPVKSVLPVVLLGCGGVGRYLLRHIVSCRPLHANQGVAIRVVGVADSSSLLVADDVHSSGLDDALLTQLCAAKAAGSPLSALLGQGHCQLFQNPEARSKVIDAATMLGRTTGLVLVDCSATYDTVSLLKDAVDHGCCIVLANKKPLTGAYEDFQKLVSNFRRIRFESTVGAGLPVIASATRIIASGDPVSCIVGSLSGTLGYVMSELEDGKKFSEVVKKAKSLGYTEPDPRDDLGGMDVARKALILARLLGQQISMDNINVESLYPSELGPDAVSTEDFLESGLVQLDKSMEERVKAASSRGNVLRYVCEIGSTGCQVGLKEVPKDSALGRLRGSDNVVEIYSRCYESSPLVIQGAGAGNDTTAAGVLADIIDLQDLFRKTA